A section of the Candidatus Poribacteria bacterium genome encodes:
- a CDS encoding phytanoyl-CoA dioxygenase family protein: MSNNGRTFTAELEEMEVYGDTRVGWDENTPVNETVDAEGNLFPGERGFGVADPTSPKRRVYDDPEVEALREKLREHNGIRGLEICEPHETEKIARIFHRDGFAVVKDLLNAEQLAQWRAGCAEALRDILSIPGPENRKYTTETGRLPHRYSYGTSSASRQMLHHSAWASMIDLPTTTPIVKEIFGSSDYRVWGSGGDLCLPGAVEYQHLHSDGRDPQHPTEARIRQAERLGLQLHRDENGNLDVPSQKLVMEMTPPTVTINFIMCDLTWENGPIRQIPGSHTLQQHPPPPGDEPDWMKHSTLVGATAGSGVFRDNRAWHGATPNLSREIRALPNVEYAAPWRSQHGFSRIMPHEIWETLTPHAQKLCEWIKADPGVWPPGAGIMHPLSSKRAEAQNS; the protein is encoded by the coding sequence CTTCACGGCAGAACTCGAAGAGATGGAAGTCTACGGCGACACACGGGTCGGGTGGGATGAGAATACACCCGTCAATGAGACCGTTGATGCGGAAGGAAATCTCTTCCCCGGCGAAAGAGGGTTCGGCGTAGCAGATCCCACCTCGCCCAAACGCCGCGTTTACGACGACCCAGAGGTCGAGGCACTACGCGAAAAGTTACGCGAGCACAACGGTATTCGCGGGCTGGAAATTTGCGAGCCACACGAAACCGAGAAGATCGCTCGAATTTTCCATCGCGACGGTTTCGCTGTCGTCAAAGACCTCCTCAACGCCGAGCAACTTGCACAGTGGAGAGCAGGATGCGCCGAAGCCCTACGCGACATCCTTTCAATACCGGGACCCGAGAACAGAAAATATACAACGGAGACCGGACGGTTGCCACACCGCTATAGTTACGGCACCTCTTCCGCTTCAAGGCAGATGCTGCACCATTCCGCATGGGCAAGCATGATAGATCTGCCGACAACAACGCCGATCGTTAAAGAAATCTTCGGTTCGTCAGATTATCGCGTCTGGGGTTCAGGCGGCGACCTCTGCCTCCCCGGCGCAGTAGAGTACCAACACTTGCATTCCGACGGTAGGGATCCACAGCATCCCACTGAAGCACGCATCCGGCAAGCGGAACGCCTCGGCCTTCAACTCCATAGAGACGAGAATGGAAATCTTGATGTCCCGTCACAAAAACTGGTTATGGAGATGACCCCGCCGACCGTAACGATTAACTTCATCATGTGTGATCTGACATGGGAAAACGGTCCTATCCGCCAGATTCCGGGATCCCATACACTGCAGCAGCATCCGCCACCTCCGGGCGATGAACCCGATTGGATGAAACATTCGACCCTCGTCGGCGCAACTGCTGGTTCCGGTGTGTTCCGGGATAACCGCGCATGGCACGGAGCAACCCCGAACCTCTCAAGAGAAATTCGCGCACTGCCAAACGTTGAGTACGCCGCGCCCTGGCGTTCACAACACGGTTTCAGTAGGATTATGCCGCACGAAATTTGGGAAACCCTGACACCGCACGCTCAGAAGTTATGTGAATGGATCAAGGCAGACCCGGGAGTCTGGCCCCCCGGTGCCGGTATTATGCATCCGCTCTCCAGCAAGCGTGCAGAAGCCCAGAATTCTTAA